The following are from one region of the Sorghum bicolor cultivar BTx623 chromosome 2, Sorghum_bicolor_NCBIv3, whole genome shotgun sequence genome:
- the LOC8061706 gene encoding uncharacterized protein LOC8061706, producing the protein MASWEDLARNFLLEEEEEDEELFFVLLPVIMPFLEEEKTPEHTSSLPGAKKVKEILEGHENWCKVEFRMETEIFRTIANFLRAENLLRDTRGMKIEEQLGLFMFMLSHNASTDRLKKEFQHSGETVHRKINEVFDIIPALIQRFIRLPNPSNTHVKITCDPRFMPFFQNCIGAIDGTHVPITIGQDKASPYRNRKGTLSQNVMFACDFDLKFTFISSGWEGSASDAGVLRSALSKGFTVPAGKFYLVDGGYANTPSFLAPY; encoded by the exons ATGGCTTCTTGGGAAGACCTTGCTAGGAATTTTTTGttggaagaggaagaagaagatgaggagCTATTCTTTGTTCTTCTCCCTGTTATAATGCCCTTTCTCGAAGAAGAGAAAACACctgagcatacctcttctcttCCTGGAGCTAAAAAAGTTAAAGAGATCCTCGAAGGGCACGAGAATTGGTGCAAGGTAGAATTTAGGATGGAGACTGAAATATTTAGAACTATAGCAAACTTTCTCAGAGCCGAGAACTTGCTACGTGACACACGTGGCATGAAGATTGAGGAGCAACTTGGACTTTTTATGTTCATGCTCTCTCATAATGCAAGCACAGATAGGCTAAAGAAGGAGTTTCAACATAGCGGTGAGACAGTGCATAGGAAAATAAATGAGGTCTTTGATATCATTCCAGCATTAATTCAAAGATTCATCAGACTTCCGAACCCAAGCAACACACACGTGAAGATTACATGTGACCCTAGATTTATGCCATTCTTTCAG AATTGCATAGGTGCTATTGATGGTACGCATGTCCCAATCACAATTGGACAAGACAAGGCCAGTCCCTATAGAAATAGGAAGGGAACACTATCGCAGAATGTAATGTTTGCTTGTGACTTTGACCTGAAGTTTACTTTCATCTCATCTGGTTGGGAAGGATCCGCATCAGATGCAGGAGTGTTGCGGTCTGCTCTTAGCAAGGGGTTTACTGTGCCGGCTGGTAAATTCTATCTTGTAGACGGTGGATATGCAAACACACCATCATTCCTTGCTCCCTACTGA
- the LOC8062557 gene encoding LYR motif-containing protein At3g19508 encodes MASAGLRAYREVLRLVRRLPAETRPYYAKYARENFVNYRDLSADDDLAALLRRAYTHSTWVLSKYSIDAGKAAARLKDLSDGHAGL; translated from the exons ATGGCCAGCGCGGGGCTGCGCGCGTATCGTGAGGTGCTGCGCCTGGTGCGGCGGCTGCCGGCGGAGACGCGGCCCTACTACGCCAAGTACGCCCGCGAGAACTTCGTCAACTACCGCGACCTCTCCGCGGACGACGACCTCGCCGCCCTCCTCCGCCGCGCATACACCCACTCCACATGGGTCCTCTCCAAG TACTCGATCGACGCGGGGAAAGCGGCGGCGCGGCTCAAGGATCTTAGCGACGGCCACGCCGGGCTGTGA
- the LOC8061708 gene encoding uncharacterized protein LOC8061708: MEAAAAAAAPSVSVAGGRGRDEKTQPRPAAAAAAACDVEALRRCLEENKGDRVKCQAHIDAFRSSCSAGPSTSSKLQSSS, translated from the coding sequence atggaggcggcggcggcggcggcggcgccatctgTTTCCGTTGCCGGCGGTAGAGGGAGGGACGAGAAGACGCAGCctaggccggcggcggcggcggcggcggcgtgcgaCGTGGAGGCGCTGCGGAGGtgccttgaggagaacaagggcGACCGCGTCAAGTGCCAGGCGCACATCGACGCCTTCCGCTCCTCCTGCTCTGCCGGCCCTAGCACCAGCTCCAAGCTGCAGTCCTCCTCCTAG